CGGCGCCTCCGGGTAGTGGAAGAACGAGACATCGTGCCCTCGGAGCGCGAGAAGCTCCGGGAACTCGTGCATCTCGTAGATCACCTTGTCGAGATAGTTCACTTCATGGACGAACAGTATCCGCACCGGACTCTCCCTGGAAATCCCGGGACAGCGGCGCCCGCCGTCCGAACAGATAGATGAGATGGACGGCCAGGCCGGCAGCCGGCCCGATCGCGACGGCAAGGCTCGCGCGCTCGAACAGTCCGCCGGGGAGCAGCAGGGCGAGGGCCGTTGCCCCGGCTGCTGCGATCCAGCCCGCGGTGAAGACGGTGTGGTTGCCCTGAACGAGGACGGCGGGCGCTGAGACGCAGATCGCCGCCACGAGCGCGGAGGTCGCGACGAGCACGGCGATGAGCCAGGCGGGGGGCACAGGCTGCCCCGGGAAGAGAAGGGAGAAGACTGCCTCGCCCAGGAGGAGGCCCAGGACGCCGAGCACGCCTCCCGCAGCCAGTGCCAGGCCCAGCAGGGCGCTCAGCGCGCGCCGGGGATTCGGCGACTGCCGGAAGAAGACGATCAGGTAGCTCTGCAAAGCCATCGCGACGACGATCAACGGGGAACGGGTCAGCGTGGAGACGAGGAGGAGAAGTCCGAGCGCGGTGGGGGAGGCGTGTGGCGAGGTCACGGTGAGCAGGAGAGGAAATCCGCTGACGAGCACCCCCATAGCGGCGGCGGCGGCAACAGTCCGTGCCGAGTTCCACGCGAGTGTGCGATAGCCGGCGTCCACCTGGAACCGATCGCCGAGAACCGTCCGCGACAGGACGCCGACGATGAGGACCGCGAGGGGGATGGGCGCGCACGCCGCCCAGGCGAGCAGGAACGGGTCGTGGCTGAACACGAGCGTCAGTCCGATCGCCAGAAGGCGGCCGACGCCCTCGATGGTCATGAGCGCGAAGATCAGCCTCCAGTGGGACGCCGCGTAGAGCGTGCCGGCCAGCGCCGCCAGGAAGACGTAGCTCGCGCAACCGGTGACGAGAGGCCAGAGCAAGGCGGTTCGCGCCCCGAACACGGCGCTCGCCCACAAGGGCGAGGTCGCCGCAATTGCAGCGGCCGAGGCGAGGGCCGCCCCGGCGGCGAAGAGAGCCGGTCGGGCGGCTCGTTGGCCGGGGACGCGGGGGATCGTCGCTCGCGTCGTTTCCTGCTGGATTCCCGATAGCGCCGCTATAGCGAGGAAGAGCGCCGACCAGAACACCGCGAACGAGGCGTAGGGGCCGACTCCGATTGCGCGGGGCACCAGCCAGGTGATGACGTACCCGGCAACGCCGACGAGCGCGGTGGCGACGAGGACCAGCAGGAAGCCGGGGCTCCTCCGCTCTCCGCTTTCGCTCACGAGCCGGTGGACTCGTCGTGTGCTTCGAGCTGCTTGATCCGCAGTTCCAGCAGGGCGCTCCGTTCCGCCAGGAGACGGGTCTGCGCTTCCAGGCGGGTGAGTTCCGAGCTGTTCTGGATGCACACCAGGAACAGGATCGCGACGCTGACGAAGAAGATGAGGTTCGTCGGCACCGCCACGCCGGCGACAGAGGAGGCCCAGGCCAGCGTCGACGGGAAGACTCCGACGATCAGCGCCAGGACGCCCGTGACCAGCCACCAGATCGCGTGCCGTTCGCGCAGCCGGCGCTGGCGCATCATCTCGATGACCACGGCGAGTGTGATGACGGCGGCCGTGATACCGAGCAAGTAGCTTGCGAGACTCATCAGATGGCGATTTCCTTCTCGGTCACCACGACCGGGGGGCGGATCAGGGCGAACATCAGCGCCATGCCGGCGCGCCCGAGGTAGATCGCCGACTTGAGCGGATTGTGCGAAGGCGTCCCCGTCGTCCGTTGCCGCATGGAGACCGGAAGCTGAGCGATGCGGCAGCCGGAGCGAGCGGCGATCACGAGCGATTCGATGGTGTCTCCGAGATACTCCGCCGGATAGTGATCGGCGAAGAGCCGCACGGCCTTCGGGCCGCTGGCACGGAACCCGGAGGTGGTGTCCGTCAGCTTCGTCTTCGCGACCCGGGACAGCATGGAGGCGAGGAAGAGCATCGCCCAGCGGCGCGGACCCCGGACCTCGTAGTCCCCTTCGCCCGCGAATCGTGCGCCGAGCACGACGTCATGGGATTCCAGCTCTGCGACGAGGCTGGGGACGCTGGCCGGATCGTGCTGTCCGTCCGAGTCCACTTGCACGACATTGTCGAAGCCGTTCTCGAGCGCGTAGACGAAGCCCAGGCGCATTGCGCCGCCGACGCCGAGGTTGTAGGGGAGGGAGGCCACGATGGCCCCGGCGGCTT
Above is a genomic segment from Leifsonia xyli subsp. xyli str. CTCB07 containing:
- a CDS encoding glycosyltransferase family 2 protein, with the translated sequence MTDPLARTLIVMPALNEEGSVAEVVREVRDKLPGVACLVVDDGSTDRTAERAEAAGAIVASLPYNLGVGGAMRLGFVYALENGFDNVVQVDSDGQHDPASVPSLVAELESHDVVLGARFAGEGDYEVRGPRRWAMLFLASMLSRVAKTKLTDTTSGFRASGPKAVRLFADHYPAEYLGDTIESLVIAARSGCRIAQLPVSMRQRTTGTPSHNPLKSAIYLGRAGMALMFALIRPPVVVTEKEIAI
- a CDS encoding DUF2304 domain-containing protein, whose product is MSLASYLLGITAAVITLAVVIEMMRQRRLRERHAIWWLVTGVLALIVGVFPSTLAWASSVAGVAVPTNLIFFVSVAILFLVCIQNSSELTRLEAQTRLLAERSALLELRIKQLEAHDESTGS